A genomic window from Fusarium verticillioides 7600 chromosome 5, whole genome shotgun sequence includes:
- a CDS encoding ubiquitin-like modifier-activating enzyme atg-7 (At least one base has a quality score < 10), with protein MSAPLQFAPFLSEIELSFYSALFASKLEHDKLDDSARSILGLYEPRLEEPESSCRMQILGNALTSSSPSLETMRAEGIIRNVNPLEDFKNTDKLAMLKTAGRQIWDAIKDGSIYSVPSLLSSFIILSYADLKKYKFMYWFAFPALHSDPSWKRSGPAERLDSRESTALVDRVGTWRYSVDSREHGFFLVKKVHGEDQDTDDPESSQGLPFRWEVASLREFENGFFDQVAEADRYVAFVDPSTYPESPGWPLRNFLVLIRQRFHLTKTKVICYRDIQAKRHEARSVILPIEIDPVENLEISEMPKVTGWARSNNGKLQAQQVNLGESMDPARQAEGSVDLNLKLMKWRIAPELDLDAIKHTKCLLLGAGTLGSYVSRNLMGWGVRKITFVDYGRVSFSNPVRQPLFNHQDCLEGGRAKAPRAAEALKEIFPGIDSEGHTLFVPMLGHPYIEESKTRGEFEKLEKLIDEHDAIFLLMDSRESRWLPTVMGKAKGKIVMNAALGFDSYVVMRHGSEGHAEGQTPLGCYFCNDVVAPADSQKDQTLDQQCTVTRPGVAAIASALLVELLSSLLQHPLGKDAPAPQPTPGVVPERDPPDHPLGLVPHQIRGYVSTYQNIVIRGQSYDCCSACSPKILDAYRSDGWGFVKKALQEKDYVAELSGLAEVQRRAEEMAAQVDWDEDDDLVEEGDGELI; from the exons ATGTCAGCCCCTTTGCAATTCGCACCATTCCTGTCAGAGATCGAGCTATCGTTCTACTCGGCGCTCTTTGCCTCGAAGCTTGAGCATGACAAGCTCGACGACTCGGCGCGGAGCATCCTTGGTCTCTATGAGCCCCGGTTGGAAGAACCAGAATCCAGCTGTCGCATGCAGATATTAGGGAATGCCCTTACGAGCAGCAG TCCGTCTCTCGAGACAATGAGGGCCGAGGGAATCATTAGGAACGTTAATCCACTCGAGGATTTCAAGAATACAGACAAACTTGCCATGCTCAAGACTGCTGGTCGACAG ATTTGGGATGCGATCAAAGATGGTAGTATCTACTCTGTTCCATCCCTGCTCTCGTCGTTCATCATACTTTCATACGCGGACCTGAAAAAGTACAAGTTTATGTACTGGTTCGCTTTCCCTGCCCTGCACTCTGATCCTTCGTGGAAGCGATCCGGCCCAGCCGAACGTCTCGACTCCAGGGAGAGCACGGCGCTTGTTGACAGGGTAGGAACTTGGAGGTACAGTGTTGACTCTCGCGAGCATGGCTTCTTTTTGGTCAAGAAGGTACACGGCGAAGATCAGGATACAGATGATCCGGAGTCTTCACAGGGACTTCCTTTTCGATGGGAAGTTGCCTCGCTGCgagagtttgagaatggcttcttcgaccAGGTGGCTGAGGCGGACCGTTACGTTGCATTTGTTGATCCTTCGACGTACCCAGAAAGCCCTGGATGGCCCCTGAGAAATTTTCTAGTCCTTATCCGACAAAGGTTTCATCTGACAAAGACCAAAGTGATCTGCTACAGAGACATCCAGGCAAAGAGACACGAAGCTCGCAGCGTTATCCTCCCAATCGAGATAGATCCAGTCGAGAACTTAGAGATCTCTGAAATGCCTAAGGTTACTGGCTGGGCACGGTCGAACAATGGAAAACTGCAGGCACAGCAAGTCAACCTAGGAGAGTCTATGGATCCTGCACGACAGGCTGAAGGCTCTGTCGACCTGAACCTGAAGCTCATGAAATGGAGGATCGCCCCTGAGCTCGACTTAGATGCCATTAAGCACACGAAGTGCCTGCTACTTGGCGCCGGTACGCTGGGAAGTTATGTCTCAAGAAACCTTATGGGTTGGGGCGTCCGGAAGATAACGTTTGTGGATTACGGGCGAGTATCATTTTCTAACCCTGTCCGACAGCCACTATTCAACCATCAAGACTGCCtcgaaggaggaagagcaaaagcACCTCGAGCTGCGGAAGCATTGAAAGAAATCTTCCCAGGCATAGATAGTGAAGGACACACGCTGTTTGTACCTATGCTCGGCCACCCTTACATAGAAGAGTCGAAGACAAGGGGCGAATTCgaaaagttggagaagcttaTCGACGAACACGATGCCATTTTCCTCCTCATGGATTCACGAGAGTCTCGATGGCTGCCAACGGTCATGGGAAAGGCCAAAGGAAAGATTGTCATGAACGCTGCCCTGGGTTTCGATTCGTATGTTGTTATGCGACATGGTTCTGAAGGCCATGCCGAAGGGCAGACACCGCTTGGTTGCTATTTCTGCAACGACGTCGTGGCCCCAGCTGAT TCTCAAAAGGACCAGACCCTGGATCAGCAATGTACTGTCACTCGACCCGGTGTTGCAGCGATTGCGTctgcccttcttgttgaacttctATCGAGCTTGTTACAACACCCCCTAGGCAAAGATGCACCAGCACCACAGCCAACTCCTGGAGTGGTTCCAGAGCGAGACCCACCTGACCATCCGCTGGGTTTGGTTCCGCATCAAATAAGGGGCTATGTCTCGACATATCAGAACATTGTCATCCGCGGTCAATCTTACGACTGTTGTAGCGCATGCAGCCCTAAGATTCTTGATGCCTACCGCAGTGACGGATGGGGCTTTGTGAAGAAAGCCTTGCAAGAGAAGGACTATGTGGCGGAGCTATCGGGCCTGGCCGAGGTCCAGCGAAGAGCAGAGGAAATGGCTGCCCAGGTTGACTgggatgaggacgatgacctcgttgaagaaggtGACGGAGAGCTAATTTAG
- a CDS encoding ubiquitin-like modifier-activating enzyme atg-7 (At least one base has a quality score < 10): MSAPLQFAPFLSEIELSFYSALFASKLEHDKLDDSARSILGLYEPRLEEPESSCRMQILGNALTSSRTNAPSPSLETMRAEGIIRNVNPLEDFKNTDKLAMLKTAGRQIWDAIKDGSIYSVPSLLSSFIILSYADLKKYKFMYWFAFPALHSDPSWKRSGPAERLDSRESTALVDRVGTWRYSVDSREHGFFLVKKVHGEDQDTDDPESSQGLPFRWEVASLREFENGFFDQVAEADRYVAFVDPSTYPESPGWPLRNFLVLIRQRFHLTKTKVICYRDIQAKRHEARSVILPIEIDPVENLEISEMPKVTGWARSNNGKLQAQQVNLGESMDPARQAEGSVDLNLKLMKWRIAPELDLDAIKHTKCLLLGAGTLGSYVSRNLMGWGVRKITFVDYGRVSFSNPVRQPLFNHQDCLEGGRAKAPRAAEALKEIFPGIDSEGHTLFVPMLGHPYIEESKTRGEFEKLEKLIDEHDAIFLLMDSRESRWLPTVMGKAKGKIVMNAALGFDSYVVMRHGSEGHAEGQTPLGCYFCNDVVAPADSQKDQTLDQQCTVTRPGVAAIASALLVELLSSLLQHPLGKDAPAPQPTPGVVPERDPPDHPLGLVPHQIRGYVSTYQNIVIRGQSYDCCSACSPKILDAYRSDGWGFVKKALQEKDYVAELSGLAEVQRRAEEMAAQVDWDEDDDLVEEGDGELI; the protein is encoded by the exons ATGTCAGCCCCTTTGCAATTCGCACCATTCCTGTCAGAGATCGAGCTATCGTTCTACTCGGCGCTCTTTGCCTCGAAGCTTGAGCATGACAAGCTCGACGACTCGGCGCGGAGCATCCTTGGTCTCTATGAGCCCCGGTTGGAAGAACCAGAATCCAGCTGTCGCATGCAGATATTAGGGAATGCCCTTACGAGCAGCAG AACTAATGCGCCCAGTCCGTCTCTCGAGACAATGAGGGCCGAGGGAATCATTAGGAACGTTAATCCACTCGAGGATTTCAAGAATACAGACAAACTTGCCATGCTCAAGACTGCTGGTCGACAG ATTTGGGATGCGATCAAAGATGGTAGTATCTACTCTGTTCCATCCCTGCTCTCGTCGTTCATCATACTTTCATACGCGGACCTGAAAAAGTACAAGTTTATGTACTGGTTCGCTTTCCCTGCCCTGCACTCTGATCCTTCGTGGAAGCGATCCGGCCCAGCCGAACGTCTCGACTCCAGGGAGAGCACGGCGCTTGTTGACAGGGTAGGAACTTGGAGGTACAGTGTTGACTCTCGCGAGCATGGCTTCTTTTTGGTCAAGAAGGTACACGGCGAAGATCAGGATACAGATGATCCGGAGTCTTCACAGGGACTTCCTTTTCGATGGGAAGTTGCCTCGCTGCgagagtttgagaatggcttcttcgaccAGGTGGCTGAGGCGGACCGTTACGTTGCATTTGTTGATCCTTCGACGTACCCAGAAAGCCCTGGATGGCCCCTGAGAAATTTTCTAGTCCTTATCCGACAAAGGTTTCATCTGACAAAGACCAAAGTGATCTGCTACAGAGACATCCAGGCAAAGAGACACGAAGCTCGCAGCGTTATCCTCCCAATCGAGATAGATCCAGTCGAGAACTTAGAGATCTCTGAAATGCCTAAGGTTACTGGCTGGGCACGGTCGAACAATGGAAAACTGCAGGCACAGCAAGTCAACCTAGGAGAGTCTATGGATCCTGCACGACAGGCTGAAGGCTCTGTCGACCTGAACCTGAAGCTCATGAAATGGAGGATCGCCCCTGAGCTCGACTTAGATGCCATTAAGCACACGAAGTGCCTGCTACTTGGCGCCGGTACGCTGGGAAGTTATGTCTCAAGAAACCTTATGGGTTGGGGCGTCCGGAAGATAACGTTTGTGGATTACGGGCGAGTATCATTTTCTAACCCTGTCCGACAGCCACTATTCAACCATCAAGACTGCCtcgaaggaggaagagcaaaagcACCTCGAGCTGCGGAAGCATTGAAAGAAATCTTCCCAGGCATAGATAGTGAAGGACACACGCTGTTTGTACCTATGCTCGGCCACCCTTACATAGAAGAGTCGAAGACAAGGGGCGAATTCgaaaagttggagaagcttaTCGACGAACACGATGCCATTTTCCTCCTCATGGATTCACGAGAGTCTCGATGGCTGCCAACGGTCATGGGAAAGGCCAAAGGAAAGATTGTCATGAACGCTGCCCTGGGTTTCGATTCGTATGTTGTTATGCGACATGGTTCTGAAGGCCATGCCGAAGGGCAGACACCGCTTGGTTGCTATTTCTGCAACGACGTCGTGGCCCCAGCTGAT TCTCAAAAGGACCAGACCCTGGATCAGCAATGTACTGTCACTCGACCCGGTGTTGCAGCGATTGCGTctgcccttcttgttgaacttctATCGAGCTTGTTACAACACCCCCTAGGCAAAGATGCACCAGCACCACAGCCAACTCCTGGAGTGGTTCCAGAGCGAGACCCACCTGACCATCCGCTGGGTTTGGTTCCGCATCAAATAAGGGGCTATGTCTCGACATATCAGAACATTGTCATCCGCGGTCAATCTTACGACTGTTGTAGCGCATGCAGCCCTAAGATTCTTGATGCCTACCGCAGTGACGGATGGGGCTTTGTGAAGAAAGCCTTGCAAGAGAAGGACTATGTGGCGGAGCTATCGGGCCTGGCCGAGGTCCAGCGAAGAGCAGAGGAAATGGCTGCCCAGGTTGACTgggatgaggacgatgacctcgttgaagaaggtGACGGAGAGCTAATTTAG
- a CDS encoding dCMP deaminase: MLIGVCGSKNKRIQNFPSQVPNSHRSGICSGKKTVAQYLVEHHGFKLLHLQPQSQPRPSNTSLGAHSASPEEHDAESPSQSTDSTAFKGALTSTALTTKNVYQSSETTLTLRDGPQHVFSTAEELLDFVTKRWRSRFVTTDIPTEAVLDVFLRRPFFLLLSVDAPLTVRWRRFQDRARQRHTGEPDMSLEDFVRESDIHLYDAEKGLSPLISRAVVRLLNTSSSLAHLYATLGKLDIPNPDRLRPCWDTYFMELASLAAQRSNCMKRRVGCVLVGKERRVISTGYNGTPRGLQNCTEGGCPRCNDGNSSGVGLSTCLCIHAEENALLEAGRERIREGSVLYCDTCPCLTCSIKICQVGISEVVYAHTYSMDNDTARVFREAGVKLRQFIPPPNGLIHLEKMELY; the protein is encoded by the exons ATGCTCATCGGCGTCTGTGGCAGTAAGAACAAACGTATCCAAAATTTCCCAAGTCAAGTCCCAAACTCACATAGATCAGGTATCTGCTCCGGCAAAAAGACGGTGGCCCAATATCTCGTTGAGCATCATGGATTCAAACTTCTCCATCTACAGCCACAATCCCAGCCAAGACCGTCCAATACCTCGCTTGGAGCCCATTCCGCTTCACCCGAGGAACACGATGCAGAGTCTCCATCACAGTCTACTGACTCGACAGCCTTCAAAGGCGCTCTGACCTCAACAGCGCTCACCACCAAGAATGTTTACCAGTCTTCTGAAACCACGCTGACTCTCCGGGATGGTCCGCAACACGTGTTTTCCACAGCTGAGGAACTCCTCGACTTTGTGACGAAACGCTGGCGCAGCCGCTTTGTCACTACTGACATTCCCACCGAGGCAGTTCTAGACGTCTTTCTCCGTCGGCCTTTCTTCCTATTGCTCTCCGTCGATGCGCCATTGACGGTCCGCTGGCGACGGTTCCAGGACCGCGCGAGGCAGAGGCATACGGGAGAGCCTGACATGAGTCTAGAAGACTTTGTCAGAGAGAGCGATATCCACCTATACGATGCAGAGAAAGGCCTTTCACCCCTTATCTCCCGTGCTGTTGTGAGACTACTCAACACATCATCCTCTCTAGCGCACCTCTATGCTACCCTTGGCAAGTTGGACATCCCGAATCCTGATCGTCTTCGCCCTTGCTGGGACACTTATTTTATGGAATTGGCATCCCTTGCTGCACAACGCTCCAATTGTATGAAGCGTAGAGTCGGATGTGTGCTTGTTGGCAAAGAACGCAGGGTCATTAGCACCGGTTATAATGGGACTCCAAGGGGACTACAGAATTGCACTGAAGGAGGCTGCCCAAGGTGCAATGACGGCAACAGCTCCGGAGTGGGCTTATCGACTTGCCTGTGTATCCATGCCGAAGAGAACGCGCTTCTGGAAGCGGGGCGAGAAAGAATACGCGAGGGTTCTGTCCTATACTGCGACACGTGTCCCTGCCTCACATGCAGTATCAAAATCTGCCAGGTGGGCATCAGCGAGGTTGTCTACGCTCACACATACAGCATGGACAACGATACAGCCCGGGTGTTTAGGGAGGCTGGCGTGAAGCTGAGACAGTTCATACCA CCGCCCAATGGCCTGATTCATCTCGAGAAGATGGAACTTTACTAG
- a CDS encoding dCMP deaminase has product MLIGVCGSKNKRICSGKKTVAQYLVEHHGFKLLHLQPQSQPRPSNTSLGAHSASPEEHDAESPSQSTDSTAFKGALTSTALTTKNVYQSSETTLTLRDGPQHVFSTAEELLDFVTKRWRSRFVTTDIPTEAVLDVFLRRPFFLLLSVDAPLTVRWRRFQDRARQRHTGEPDMSLEDFVRESDIHLYDAEKGLSPLISRAVVRLLNTSSSLAHLYATLGKLDIPNPDRLRPCWDTYFMELASLAAQRSNCMKRRVGCVLVGKERRVISTGYNGTPRGLQNCTEGGCPRCNDGNSSGVGLSTCLCIHAEENALLEAGRERIREGSVLYCDTCPCLTCSIKICQVGISEVVYAHTYSMDNDTARVFREAGVKLRQFIPPPNGLIHLEKMELY; this is encoded by the exons ATGCTCATCGGCGTCTGTGGCAGTAAGAACAAAC GTATCTGCTCCGGCAAAAAGACGGTGGCCCAATATCTCGTTGAGCATCATGGATTCAAACTTCTCCATCTACAGCCACAATCCCAGCCAAGACCGTCCAATACCTCGCTTGGAGCCCATTCCGCTTCACCCGAGGAACACGATGCAGAGTCTCCATCACAGTCTACTGACTCGACAGCCTTCAAAGGCGCTCTGACCTCAACAGCGCTCACCACCAAGAATGTTTACCAGTCTTCTGAAACCACGCTGACTCTCCGGGATGGTCCGCAACACGTGTTTTCCACAGCTGAGGAACTCCTCGACTTTGTGACGAAACGCTGGCGCAGCCGCTTTGTCACTACTGACATTCCCACCGAGGCAGTTCTAGACGTCTTTCTCCGTCGGCCTTTCTTCCTATTGCTCTCCGTCGATGCGCCATTGACGGTCCGCTGGCGACGGTTCCAGGACCGCGCGAGGCAGAGGCATACGGGAGAGCCTGACATGAGTCTAGAAGACTTTGTCAGAGAGAGCGATATCCACCTATACGATGCAGAGAAAGGCCTTTCACCCCTTATCTCCCGTGCTGTTGTGAGACTACTCAACACATCATCCTCTCTAGCGCACCTCTATGCTACCCTTGGCAAGTTGGACATCCCGAATCCTGATCGTCTTCGCCCTTGCTGGGACACTTATTTTATGGAATTGGCATCCCTTGCTGCACAACGCTCCAATTGTATGAAGCGTAGAGTCGGATGTGTGCTTGTTGGCAAAGAACGCAGGGTCATTAGCACCGGTTATAATGGGACTCCAAGGGGACTACAGAATTGCACTGAAGGAGGCTGCCCAAGGTGCAATGACGGCAACAGCTCCGGAGTGGGCTTATCGACTTGCCTGTGTATCCATGCCGAAGAGAACGCGCTTCTGGAAGCGGGGCGAGAAAGAATACGCGAGGGTTCTGTCCTATACTGCGACACGTGTCCCTGCCTCACATGCAGTATCAAAATCTGCCAGGTGGGCATCAGCGAGGTTGTCTACGCTCACACATACAGCATGGACAACGATACAGCCCGGGTGTTTAGGGAGGCTGGCGTGAAGCTGAGACAGTTCATACCA CCGCCCAATGGCCTGATTCATCTCGAGAAGATGGAACTTTACTAG
- a CDS encoding dCMP deaminase — MLIGVCGSICSGKKTVAQYLVEHHGFKLLHLQPQSQPRPSNTSLGAHSASPEEHDAESPSQSTDSTAFKGALTSTALTTKNVYQSSETTLTLRDGPQHVFSTAEELLDFVTKRWRSRFVTTDIPTEAVLDVFLRRPFFLLLSVDAPLTVRWRRFQDRARQRHTGEPDMSLEDFVRESDIHLYDAEKGLSPLISRAVVRLLNTSSSLAHLYATLGKLDIPNPDRLRPCWDTYFMELASLAAQRSNCMKRRVGCVLVGKERRVISTGYNGTPRGLQNCTEGGCPRCNDGNSSGVGLSTCLCIHAEENALLEAGRERIREGSVLYCDTCPCLTCSIKICQVGISEVVYAHTYSMDNDTARVFREAGVKLRQFIPPPNGLIHLEKMELY; from the exons ATGCTCATCGGCGTCTGTGGCA GTATCTGCTCCGGCAAAAAGACGGTGGCCCAATATCTCGTTGAGCATCATGGATTCAAACTTCTCCATCTACAGCCACAATCCCAGCCAAGACCGTCCAATACCTCGCTTGGAGCCCATTCCGCTTCACCCGAGGAACACGATGCAGAGTCTCCATCACAGTCTACTGACTCGACAGCCTTCAAAGGCGCTCTGACCTCAACAGCGCTCACCACCAAGAATGTTTACCAGTCTTCTGAAACCACGCTGACTCTCCGGGATGGTCCGCAACACGTGTTTTCCACAGCTGAGGAACTCCTCGACTTTGTGACGAAACGCTGGCGCAGCCGCTTTGTCACTACTGACATTCCCACCGAGGCAGTTCTAGACGTCTTTCTCCGTCGGCCTTTCTTCCTATTGCTCTCCGTCGATGCGCCATTGACGGTCCGCTGGCGACGGTTCCAGGACCGCGCGAGGCAGAGGCATACGGGAGAGCCTGACATGAGTCTAGAAGACTTTGTCAGAGAGAGCGATATCCACCTATACGATGCAGAGAAAGGCCTTTCACCCCTTATCTCCCGTGCTGTTGTGAGACTACTCAACACATCATCCTCTCTAGCGCACCTCTATGCTACCCTTGGCAAGTTGGACATCCCGAATCCTGATCGTCTTCGCCCTTGCTGGGACACTTATTTTATGGAATTGGCATCCCTTGCTGCACAACGCTCCAATTGTATGAAGCGTAGAGTCGGATGTGTGCTTGTTGGCAAAGAACGCAGGGTCATTAGCACCGGTTATAATGGGACTCCAAGGGGACTACAGAATTGCACTGAAGGAGGCTGCCCAAGGTGCAATGACGGCAACAGCTCCGGAGTGGGCTTATCGACTTGCCTGTGTATCCATGCCGAAGAGAACGCGCTTCTGGAAGCGGGGCGAGAAAGAATACGCGAGGGTTCTGTCCTATACTGCGACACGTGTCCCTGCCTCACATGCAGTATCAAAATCTGCCAGGTGGGCATCAGCGAGGTTGTCTACGCTCACACATACAGCATGGACAACGATACAGCCCGGGTGTTTAGGGAGGCTGGCGTGAAGCTGAGACAGTTCATACCA CCGCCCAATGGCCTGATTCATCTCGAGAAGATGGAACTTTACTAG
- a CDS encoding dCMP deaminase codes for MLIGVCGSICSGKKTVAQYLVEHHGFKLLHLQPQSQPRPSNTSLGAHSASPEEHDAESPSQSTDSTAFKGALTSTALTTKNVYQSSETTLTLRDGPQHVFSTAEELLDFVTKRWRSRFVTTDIPTEAVLDVFLRRPFFLLLSVDAPLTVRWRRFQDRARQRHTGEPDMSLEDFVRESDIHLYDAEKGLSPLISRAVVRLLNTSSSLAHLYATLGKLDIPNPDRLRPCWDTYFMELASLAAQRSNCMKRRVGCVLVGKERRVISTGYNGTPRGLQNCTEGGCPRCNDGNSSGVGLSTCLCIHAEENALLEAGRERIREGSVLYCDTCPCLTCSIKICQVGISEVVYAHTYSMDNDTARVFREAGVKLRQFIPVST; via the exons ATGCTCATCGGCGTCTGTGGCA GTATCTGCTCCGGCAAAAAGACGGTGGCCCAATATCTCGTTGAGCATCATGGATTCAAACTTCTCCATCTACAGCCACAATCCCAGCCAAGACCGTCCAATACCTCGCTTGGAGCCCATTCCGCTTCACCCGAGGAACACGATGCAGAGTCTCCATCACAGTCTACTGACTCGACAGCCTTCAAAGGCGCTCTGACCTCAACAGCGCTCACCACCAAGAATGTTTACCAGTCTTCTGAAACCACGCTGACTCTCCGGGATGGTCCGCAACACGTGTTTTCCACAGCTGAGGAACTCCTCGACTTTGTGACGAAACGCTGGCGCAGCCGCTTTGTCACTACTGACATTCCCACCGAGGCAGTTCTAGACGTCTTTCTCCGTCGGCCTTTCTTCCTATTGCTCTCCGTCGATGCGCCATTGACGGTCCGCTGGCGACGGTTCCAGGACCGCGCGAGGCAGAGGCATACGGGAGAGCCTGACATGAGTCTAGAAGACTTTGTCAGAGAGAGCGATATCCACCTATACGATGCAGAGAAAGGCCTTTCACCCCTTATCTCCCGTGCTGTTGTGAGACTACTCAACACATCATCCTCTCTAGCGCACCTCTATGCTACCCTTGGCAAGTTGGACATCCCGAATCCTGATCGTCTTCGCCCTTGCTGGGACACTTATTTTATGGAATTGGCATCCCTTGCTGCACAACGCTCCAATTGTATGAAGCGTAGAGTCGGATGTGTGCTTGTTGGCAAAGAACGCAGGGTCATTAGCACCGGTTATAATGGGACTCCAAGGGGACTACAGAATTGCACTGAAGGAGGCTGCCCAAGGTGCAATGACGGCAACAGCTCCGGAGTGGGCTTATCGACTTGCCTGTGTATCCATGCCGAAGAGAACGCGCTTCTGGAAGCGGGGCGAGAAAGAATACGCGAGGGTTCTGTCCTATACTGCGACACGTGTCCCTGCCTCACATGCAGTATCAAAATCTGCCAGGTGGGCATCAGCGAGGTTGTCTACGCTCACACATACAGCATGGACAACGATACAGCCCGGGTGTTTAGGGAGGCTGGCGTGAAGCTGAGACAGTTCATACCAGTGAGTACATGA